Below is a window of Haloterrigena alkaliphila DNA.
GGTGATGACGTCGTACTCGATGCCGTCGATTCCCTCGGGCGTGTCGTCGTTGACGTTGATCTGGGTGATCTCGAGGTGCTCGCCGGGTTCGGCGACGGTGTAGCCGTGGTTCTGCGTGGTCATGACGACCTGCCCGGACTCGAGGTCGAGGACGGGCTGGTTGACGCCGCGGTGGCCGAAGGTCATCTTCTCGGTGGTGCCGCCGAGCGCCTCGGCGACGATCTGCTGGCCGAGACAGATGCCGGCGACGGGCGTGTCCTCGACGAACGCTTCGACGAGCGAGATCGCTTGCTCGAAGTTGACCGGGTCGCCGGGGCCGTTCGAGATAAAGAGGAGGTCGGGGTCGACGGCCTCGACGGCCTCGACGCTGGCGTCGTAGGGCAGGACGTGGACCGACGCGTTGCGCTCGAGCAACGAGCTGATGATCGATCCCTTCGCGCCGCAGTCGATCAGGGCGACGGTCTCGCCGTCGTTGTCGGCGCCGTGGACTTCGGCCTCGTCGACGCTGACCTGCGCGCCGATCTCCGTGTGGTCGCTCATGGCCTCGCACTGCTCGAGCTCGGCCAGTGCGTCTTCTTCGGTGACGTCATCGCCGACGGCGATGCCGCACTTCATGGCGCCGCCGTCGCGGATGTCGGTGACGACCTCGCGCGTGTCGAGGTGGTCGACCGCCGGGACGCCCTCGCTGGCGAGCCAGTCGGCGACGTCCTCGGTGAGTTCCTTCGCGAGCACGGCACGCGGGTGAACGCGGTCGTCCTCGAAGCGCTCCTCTCGGACGCCGTAGTTGCCGATCAGCGGGTACGAGAAGGTCAGGACCTGCTCCTCGTAGGAGGGGTCGGTCAGACTTTCTTCGTATCCCGAGTACGCTGTCGTGAAAACGAGTTCGCCACGAGCCGTTCCGGGAGCGCGACCACGTCCCTCGATCACGTGGCCACCCTCCAGTGCAACGTAGGCTTCCGTCATTACGATCTACGTATCGGATCCACCATCATAAGTGTTGTCTTCGAAGCTCAGTTACGAATTTCGTAATCGGTAAGTGCACCTCACCCGTAGTCACGCATCTCCATGGACGACCTGGACCGACAGATCCTCGATATCCTCCGGCGAGACGCCCGGACGCCCTACACCGAGATCGCCGACGAGGTCGGGACGAGCGAGGGAACCGTCCGCAACCGCGTCGAACGAATGATGGACGAGGACGTCATCGAACGGTTCACGATTTCGACCCGGACGGGAAACGTGCAGGCGATGCTCGAGATCAGCGTCGCGGTCGACGTCGACACCAAGGCCGTCTCCGAGCGGATGGCCGAGTGGGACGAGGTGGATTTCGTCTGGATGGTCTCGGGCGAACAGGACGTCGTCCTCGTCGTCGACGCCGCGGACACCCGCGGGGTCAACGATCTGATCACGAAGGCCCGCGATCAGGAGGAGGTCGTGAGTACGAAAACGCGGCTGATTCTGGACGAAGAGCTCGGCTAGAGCGGTTCGGAGACGTTCGTCGTCGGCTCCGACATAACAGTCCAGCGGTGGCGCGCGCTGTCTCGCGGTGAGCGAAGCGAGGGCTGAACGAAGTGAAAACCTCGGAAACGCGAACGGCGACCATCGGGAGCCGTGAGCGATCAGCGAACCGCGAGTCGAATTCGTGCGAGGTCTTCGTGAACGGAGTGAACGAAGTCGTTCGAGACGGCGAAGCCGTCTCGTGATGCCGAAAACGCGTAGCGTTTTCGAGCAGCTTGGAAGACGCGCGGCGTCTTCCAGTGGATGAGGACCGCAGCGACGCCGGAGCGAGGACCGCAGTCGGTTGGGGAGGGTGTGGAAATCACTTTGCCAGTGTGAGCAGCGAACTCGTTGGAACGAGGACCCAGTGTTCTGTAGTCCCGTCCAAGCGATTAGATCCAGTCTCAAATCGCGACCGGCGATTATTCAAGTCCCTATCGCCTACGACTCCGTATGGAGGACGTCACGGACGCCGGAATCTACGCGCGGGAATCGTCGTACCTCGATCGATACGTCGAACTCGGGGCCGCCAGCGGGCGCGTCCTGAGCGTCACGTTTCCCGAGATCGCTGACGACGACGCCGAGGCGGATCATCCCGTGCTCGACCGCATCTTCGAGTACCTCGAGGGGCTCGAGGAGGTCACCTTCGACGACGTGCAGGTCGCCCTGACGGTGCCGACCGACCAGCGCGCGGTGCTGGAGTCGGTCCGGGAGATCCCCTACGGCGATCAGGTCAGCGTCGAGACGCTCGCCCGGATGACTCCCGACCTCGATCACGAGGACGAGGACGACATCATCCTCGTCAGAACGGCCCTCGACGAGAACCCCGCGCCGATCCTGATCCCCGACCACCGGGTCCGCGACGGGCCCAGCGCCGCGCCGCCACCGGTCGAACAGAAACTGCGCTCGCTCGAGGAACTGTAGGACGCCGCGCTTCCGCTTCTCAGTCGGTGTTCCAGACCGCGTAGAGGTACAGCCCGATTCCGAGGAAGACGAGCAGCGAGGAGCCCTGCTCGAGGGTCGGAATGCGAGTGAACAGGGCCGCGAACTGGAGGGCGCCGCCGACGACGAGGCAGGCAGCGGCACCCAGTAGCACCTGCGGCCCGCGACCGCCGCGGACCTGCAGGGCGAGGATCGTCCCGACGCCGACCGCGATGACGCCGAAGACGAACTCGGCGGCGTACGTCGCCAGCGGTTCGCCCGCGACCCGCCCGTAGAGTAACAGGACGAAATAGAGGACGACGGCGAGGAATATCGCTCGGTGGATCGACGCGGGAACGTCGTCGGTGGTACTCATACGCACGGTATTCTGCGCCAGACCCTTTAGTTTTCGAGGGAGTCCGCCCAGTCGAACTCGAGGCCCTCGTGGACGACGAACTCGAGGGCGTTGACCAGGTAGTGGGCGACGATCACCACGAGAAGACTCCCGGTGACGACGAAAATCGCCGCGAGGACGAAGCCGAGGACGCCGGTGACGACGACGCCGACCGAGCCCTGCATTCCGTGGCCGACGGCGAAGGCGACCGACGAGACGACGGCCAGCAGCCACGGCGAGACGCCGAAGCCGGTCGCGACGGCGCCGATCAGCGCCGCCCGGAACAGCAACTCCTCGAAAACCGCGATGATCGGCAGGACGACCAGCAACAGCACGAGCCACCCACGCAGCGTCTCCGGCGCCAGCAGTTCCCGGAGGTCCTCCTCGTGGTCGAACCCGAACCGGGTCGCGACCGCCGCCGCGATCTCGTTGGCGACGTAAAGCACGAGGCCGTACGCCGTCCCCAAGACGAACCCCTCTCGGAGGAACGATCGGGAGAACTCGAGCCCCAGCGCGTCGGCCGGGATCCCCGTGTAGACGACCGCGCCGAGGAGGACGCTCGCGAACAGCCCCTGCGAGAGCGCGACGTTGGCCAGCAGTTCGCCGACCGACAGCGATTGCGGGTCGATACGTCCGGTTCGGCCGTTCGGACGTTCGGGTTCCGGCCTCCGATCGAGCGGGCCGCTGGCATCGACCGCGACCTCTCGTTCGCGCGCTGGATCCGCGTCGTTCTCGTGGTCGATGTCGGTCTCGAGGTCGACGTCGGTCTCGAGGGCCGATTTCGACGCCGAGGCGTCCGCGTCGCCTCGAGGCTGCCGGTCCGTATCGATATCGGACGGCGAATCCGCACGCGGAGACGCCTCGTCGGCCGACACACTCGAGAACGAGTCGCCGTCGGCGTTGCGCCCGCGCTCACGCTCGGACGGGTCCGGCGGATCGGAGAACGCGGTCTGTGTCAGGTGGGAAAGAACGAGCAGCAACACGAGGACGACGCCCGTTACGCCGGCGAACGTCGCCCACTGGGCCATCTATTGGGGACTCGGGTTCGAGCCGCCGGCGGAGCCGACGGTGCCCTGATCGAACGCCGAGCCGGTGATCGACTTGAGTCGATCGACGAGCGAGTCCTTCTTCGGTTCGCCCATCAGGGCGACGTCGAGGACTTCGCTGATGTTTGAACACGGGATGATCTCGACCATCTCCTCGTACTCCTCTTCGATCATCACATCCTGCTCGTTGGCGGCAGGGATGATGACCTTCTTGCAGCCGGCCTTCGCGGCCGCCTCGATCTTGTGCGTGACGCCGCCGACCGGGAGCACGTCGCCCCGCACCGAGAGGGAGCCGGTCATGGCGACGGTCTGGTCGACCGGGATGTCCTCGAGGGCGGAGATGACGGCCGTCGCCACCGTGATGGAGGCGGAGTCGCCGTCGACGCCCTGCTGACCGGTCTGGACGAACTGGATGTGGATGTCCTTCTCCGAGAGGTCCACGTCGGAGAACTTCTTGATGATCGCCGAGACGTTCTGGACGGACTCCTCGGCCATCTCCTTGAGCTGACCGGTAGCGATCACTTGCCCGCCTCCCTGGGCGGGGGCGATCTCGGCCATGACGGGGAGCATGATCCCGGAGTCCTCGCCCATGACGGCGAGGCCGTTGACTCGGCCCTCGACGCCACCTTCGGCGACCTGCAGTTCGTAGTCCTTCCGGCGCTCGATGTAGTCGTCGGCGAGCTGTTGCTCGATCGAGCGCGAGCGGCCCTTGGCCTGCAGGACGTCCTCGCGGGTGGTGAACTCCCGATCCTCCGAGCGGGCGATGTCGCCCGCGACGCGGACGAGCCCGCCGAGGGTGCGGAAGTGCAGCGTCAGGTGGTTCTTCCGGCCCGAGCGCCGCTTGGCCTCGAGGATGAGTTCCTCGACGGCGTCGGCAGTGAAGTGGGGGAGGCGGCCGTCGCGTTCGACCTCCTGGGCGATGAAGCGCGCGTACTTGCGCCGCATCTCGGGGGTGTCCTCGATGGTGTCCTCCATGTACACCTCGTAGCCGTATCCCTTGATACGGTTCCGGAGCGCGGGGTGCATGTTCTCCATCGCGTCCAGGTTCCCGGCCGCGATCATGATGAAGTCACAGGGGACGGGCTCGGTCTGGACCATCGCGCCCGAGGAGCGCTCGGACTGGCCCGTGATCGAGAACTCGCCCTCCTGGATCGCGGTCATCAGCTTCTGCTGGGTGCGGACGTCGAGGGTGTTGATCTCGTCGACGAACAGCACGCCCTTGTTGGCCTGGTGGATCGAGCCCGGTTCCACGCGGTCGTGGCTCGGGGTCTCCATCCCGCCGGACTGGAAGGGATCGTGGCGGACGTCGCCCAGCAGCGCGCCGGCGTGGGCGCCGGTTGCGTCCTCGAACGGCGCGGTGCGCTTGTCGCCGTTGTTGACGATCATGTTGGGCACCATCGCGTCGCTCCCGCGGTTCGTGTAGCGGAAGATCAGCCAGACGATCCCCGCCGCGAGGATGCCGAGCAGAATGCTGGCGGGGCTGAGAATCGCGTAGCCGATGATTATCGCGATGATGATCCACATCAGGATCGACCGCATCTGGTTGCGCTTGCGGGCCTCTTCCTTGTGGGCGTCGATGATCTGTTCGCCCTTGCCGGCGGGGACGGTGCGGACCTTCGGCTCGTTGCCGTCGTCCGGGTTGTGGTAGACTAAGACGTCCTGGAGATCCTCCTGGGGAAGCAGCTGGCTCATCGCCTTCGCCAGCATCGACTTCCCGGTCCCCGGCGAGCCGATCATCATGACGTGCCGGCGCTGCTTGGCCGCCTTGATGATGATGTCTCGGGCCTCGTCCTGACCGATGACCTGGTCGACGAGCCGATCCGGGACCTCGATGTCCTCGGTGGAGTCGATCTTGAGGCCGCCGAGCAGATCGTCCTCGGCGATCTCCTCGTCTACTTCGACGCCCGGATCGACTTCGACGGAGCTCCCGAGGTCGTCGACGGTCTCGATGTCGTCGTCCTCGGTCGAATCCGGCTCGAACTCGTCGATCGGATCGTCGAACTCGTCACCGTCGTCGACGTCGCCCCGGTCACCGTCCTCCTCGAGCGGCGACCGTTCTCCCTGGCGCTTCGACTCCGACGCCCCGTCTCGAGGCTGTCGCGCCTGCTCGTTGTCAGGCCCGTCGTCGGAAGCGTCTTCGGGAGGATCGTCAACGTTCGTATCCTTGCTCATAGAACTCTGTTCAGTACCTGATTCGAAGGGATTGCCACTGATATACTTTCTCCATGCGGAGGATGGTGACAGGGGGTGAAACCGGGGCGTACAGCGCCCGAGACCTCCGATCAGCGATTCGGCTCACCGACCGTCTGCAGCGATGGCCCGGTCGGCTGGTGCGCGTCGAGATCCGGGCGTCCTCGCGGCGGCAGCCGGTGAGCCGAATCGGGGCAACGGTTCTCCAGTTTTCGCCGCTCGAGGGGCCCCCGAACTCGCCACGCTTAAGCCCGCTCCCCGAACAGTTTCCGGCATGACCCGGGGGTTCTACATCGGCCGGTTCCAGCCCTTTCACAACGGCCACCTCAGCATGGTCGAGCAGATCGCCGAGGACGTCGACGAACTCGTTCTGGGGATCGGGAGCGCAGACGACTCGCACACCGTTCGGAACCCGTTCACGGCGGGCGAGCGCATCATGATGATCACGAAGTCGCTCGTCGACTACGACCTCGTCACCTACGCCGTCCCGATCGAGGACTTAGAGCGCAATTCCGTCTGGGTGAGCCACGTCCAGAGCATGAGTCCCGATTTCGACGTCGCTTACTCGAACAACCCGCTCGTCATTCAACTCTTTCGGGAGGACGACATCGAAATTCGCCAGTCGCCGATGTTCAACCGCGAGGTGCTCGAGGGCAGCGAGGTCCGCGAGCGGATGATAACGGGCGGCGACTGGGAGACGCTCGTCCCCGGGGCGGTCGTCGAGGTCGTCGAGGAAATCGGCGGCATCGAACGCATCCAGATGATCAGCGGCTCGGATTCCAACGGCGCCTGACGGCGGCCGATCGTCGGCCGACGGCGATCGTCCGGCGACCGTCGTGCCCGGTCACTCGAGGCGAGTCGTGTCGATTTTCACCGGTCGGTCCGTATCGCCCCCATGATTACGCTCGCGTCGGACTTCGGGACGCCGTACCCCGCGGCGATGAAGGGTGTGCTCTGCCGGCGAACTGCCGCCAGACTGATCGACGTCGCCCACGATTTCCCCCGGCAGGACGTTCGCGCCGGCGCCTTCTGGCTCCGCGAGGTGTTACCCTACTTTCCGCCGGCGACTCACCTCGTCGTGATCGACCCCGGCGTCGGCACCGACCGCGATGCGCTGGTCGTCCGTGCAGGCGAGCACGCGCTTGTCGGGCCCGACAACGGCGTCTTGCTCCCGCCCGCGCGCCGACTCGCCGGCGACGCCGCCCTCGAGACGTACGTGATCGACGAGCGCCGCCTCGAGCCGGTCGAGCCGGCCGGTGGCGAGACCGGGCCGAGCGCGACGGCGCTCTCGGGAGCCGACGCCGACGGCAGCGACGCTCGCCACGGCGGCGGCGACGGCGACGCCCGGCACGGTCCGGCCAGCGCTACGTTCCACGGCCGGGACGTCTTCGCACCCGCCGCCGGCGAGGTCCACGAGGCCGGACTCGACTCGCTCGGCGACCTCGAGTGGCTCGCGCCGCTGGAGGCAGACCCCGTCGACTGCCACCTCCCCGAGGCCACCGTCGAGGACGACCGCGCGGCGGGCGAGGTGCTGGTCGTCGACGGCTTCGGGAACGTGATCACGAACGTGCCCGGCGACGTTCTGGCGGGTCGCGAACGGATCGTTGTGAACGGCGAAACGGTGCCCGTCGGCGAGACGTTCGCCGCGGTCCCGGTCGGCGAGCGCCTCGCGACCGTCGGCAGCCACGGCTACGTCGAACTCGACGTCAACCGGGGACGGGGCGACGAGGCCTTCGGCCTCGAGGCGGGGGATCGGGTGGTCCTCGAGGGCGTCTCCGAGTGAGCAGGATGTACCGATGACGGGTCCCGGAGAGGGATACCGGGCGCTGTACTGGCGACTCACTGTTGTGCTGACGGCTCACTTTTCACTGACGGCTCCCTCGGCACGCGACCGCGGTCAACGAGAACGAACTGAGAAAACAGCGTCTCCGGAGACGGTCACCTCCCGGTCGACGATTCGACGGGGACGTCGGGGTCGACGACGATTTCCCCGTCGGCGCGCATCGTCACGGTGCAGTCGGCGTAGAGGAACGTGACTGCTCCCCGTCGCGTCTCGCGTTCGGACCAGTGGACGGCGATGGCGTTCAGCGCGTCCGGATCGATCCGCTCCGCGGGTCTCTCGAGCGTGTCGGGGTCAACACCGAGGACCGACGAGACGGCCTCGATCAGCGCCGTCACCGGCTCGT
It encodes the following:
- the carA gene encoding glutamine-hydrolyzing carbamoyl-phosphate synthase small subunit; translated protein: MTEAYVALEGGHVIEGRGRAPGTARGELVFTTAYSGYEESLTDPSYEEQVLTFSYPLIGNYGVREERFEDDRVHPRAVLAKELTEDVADWLASEGVPAVDHLDTREVVTDIRDGGAMKCGIAVGDDVTEEDALAELEQCEAMSDHTEIGAQVSVDEAEVHGADNDGETVALIDCGAKGSIISSLLERNASVHVLPYDASVEAVEAVDPDLLFISNGPGDPVNFEQAISLVEAFVEDTPVAGICLGQQIVAEALGGTTEKMTFGHRGVNQPVLDLESGQVVMTTQNHGYTVAEPGEHLEITQINVNDDTPEGIDGIEYDVITRQYHPEANPGPEDTLDFFDDVLAMAETRSQQAVPADD
- a CDS encoding Lrp/AsnC family transcriptional regulator, with amino-acid sequence MDDLDRQILDILRRDARTPYTEIADEVGTSEGTVRNRVERMMDEDVIERFTISTRTGNVQAMLEISVAVDVDTKAVSERMAEWDEVDFVWMVSGEQDVVLVVDAADTRGVNDLITKARDQEEVVSTKTRLILDEELG
- a CDS encoding MGMT family protein is translated as MEDVTDAGIYARESSYLDRYVELGAASGRVLSVTFPEIADDDAEADHPVLDRIFEYLEGLEEVTFDDVQVALTVPTDQRAVLESVREIPYGDQVSVETLARMTPDLDHEDEDDIILVRTALDENPAPILIPDHRVRDGPSAAPPPVEQKLRSLEEL
- a CDS encoding CPBP family intramembrane glutamic endopeptidase, translated to MAQWATFAGVTGVVLVLLLVLSHLTQTAFSDPPDPSERERGRNADGDSFSSVSADEASPRADSPSDIDTDRQPRGDADASASKSALETDVDLETDIDHENDADPAREREVAVDASGPLDRRPEPERPNGRTGRIDPQSLSVGELLANVALSQGLFASVLLGAVVYTGIPADALGLEFSRSFLREGFVLGTAYGLVLYVANEIAAAVATRFGFDHEEDLRELLAPETLRGWLVLLLVVLPIIAVFEELLFRAALIGAVATGFGVSPWLLAVVSSVAFAVGHGMQGSVGVVVTGVLGFVLAAIFVVTGSLLVVIVAHYLVNALEFVVHEGLEFDWADSLEN
- the lonB gene encoding ATP-dependent protease LonB, translating into MSKDTNVDDPPEDASDDGPDNEQARQPRDGASESKRQGERSPLEEDGDRGDVDDGDEFDDPIDEFEPDSTEDDDIETVDDLGSSVEVDPGVEVDEEIAEDDLLGGLKIDSTEDIEVPDRLVDQVIGQDEARDIIIKAAKQRRHVMMIGSPGTGKSMLAKAMSQLLPQEDLQDVLVYHNPDDGNEPKVRTVPAGKGEQIIDAHKEEARKRNQMRSILMWIIIAIIIGYAILSPASILLGILAAGIVWLIFRYTNRGSDAMVPNMIVNNGDKRTAPFEDATGAHAGALLGDVRHDPFQSGGMETPSHDRVEPGSIHQANKGVLFVDEINTLDVRTQQKLMTAIQEGEFSITGQSERSSGAMVQTEPVPCDFIMIAAGNLDAMENMHPALRNRIKGYGYEVYMEDTIEDTPEMRRKYARFIAQEVERDGRLPHFTADAVEELILEAKRRSGRKNHLTLHFRTLGGLVRVAGDIARSEDREFTTREDVLQAKGRSRSIEQQLADDYIERRKDYELQVAEGGVEGRVNGLAVMGEDSGIMLPVMAEIAPAQGGGQVIATGQLKEMAEESVQNVSAIIKKFSDVDLSEKDIHIQFVQTGQQGVDGDSASITVATAVISALEDIPVDQTVAMTGSLSVRGDVLPVGGVTHKIEAAAKAGCKKVIIPAANEQDVMIEEEYEEMVEIIPCSNISEVLDVALMGEPKKDSLVDRLKSITGSAFDQGTVGSAGGSNPSPQ
- a CDS encoding nicotinamide-nucleotide adenylyltransferase — translated: MTRGFYIGRFQPFHNGHLSMVEQIAEDVDELVLGIGSADDSHTVRNPFTAGERIMMITKSLVDYDLVTYAVPIEDLERNSVWVSHVQSMSPDFDVAYSNNPLVIQLFREDDIEIRQSPMFNREVLEGSEVRERMITGGDWETLVPGAVVEVVEEIGGIERIQMISGSDSNGA
- a CDS encoding SAM hydrolase/SAM-dependent halogenase family protein — its product is MITLASDFGTPYPAAMKGVLCRRTAARLIDVAHDFPRQDVRAGAFWLREVLPYFPPATHLVVIDPGVGTDRDALVVRAGEHALVGPDNGVLLPPARRLAGDAALETYVIDERRLEPVEPAGGETGPSATALSGADADGSDARHGGGDGDARHGPASATFHGRDVFAPAAGEVHEAGLDSLGDLEWLAPLEADPVDCHLPEATVEDDRAAGEVLVVDGFGNVITNVPGDVLAGRERIVVNGETVPVGETFAAVPVGERLATVGSHGYVELDVNRGRGDEAFGLEAGDRVVLEGVSE
- a CDS encoding HalOD1 output domain-containing protein, whose product is MSEAARDELVPISDVGTRPVYHDEARGTYHARYETTDYEPVTALIEAVSSVLGVDPDTLERPAERIDPDALNAIAVHWSERETRRGAVTFLYADCTVTMRADGEIVVDPDVPVESSTGR